CCCGGCCCCCCTTCGGAATTCATCCCCATGTGGCAGCAGTCGGTGAAGCCCTACCTGCTGAGGGAGTTTCCCCCGGAAAAGTCTCTCGTCAGCGCCATCCTCCGCATATACGGGGTGGGCGAGTCGGCTGTGGCCTCCCGGTTGGGGAGCCTGCTCTCCGGCTCCGAGCCTTCCATGGCCACCTATGTGGGAAAGGGGGACGTGCTGGTGCGGGTCACCGCCTGTTCTCCGGAAGCGGTGGCTGACGGTATAGCCCGGGTGAGAGATATATTCGGCCCGGCCCTGTATTCCGAGGACGGCTCCTCCATGGAGGAGACGGTGGTGCGGCTGGCCGCCGCGAACAACAAGACCCTGGCCACCGCCGAGAGCTGTACCGGCGGTCTGGTGGGCAAGCTGCTGACGGACGTGGCCGGCAGCTCCGCCGTGTATTCGGGAGGCGTGGTGAGCTACTCCAACTACTGCAAAAACAAGGTGCTGGGAGTGCGGCAGGACACCCTGGACTCCGTGGGCGCCGTGAGCCCCGAGACTGCCCTGGAGATGGCCCTGGGAGCCAGGAAGCTCCTGTCGGCCGACATAGCCGTATCCCTGACGGGCATAGCCGGCCCCGGGGGCGGCACTGCCGAAAAGCCCGTAGGGCTGGTGTATATGGGCGTGGCCACAGGCGCCGGGGTCCGGACGGAGGAGCTGCGCTTTGCCGGCTCCAGAGACAACGTGCGCCTCAGGAGCGCCATGGCAGCCCTGAACGCCATGAGGCTGGCCCTCACAGACCCACGATCATGATCATAGAGACAAAAGGCGACACCATCACTCTCAACGGGGTGATAGACAAGAATATCTGGCCTGCCCTGCAGGCCGCCGTGGCGGTGCTGCTGAAGGACCATCCCGCAGGCATCATCATTGACTGCGGCTCCATCACCCGCATCACTCCCGCCGGCATAGGCACCTTTGCCTCCGCCTTCAGATATATCACCCAGAAAAATGCGGGCATCATATTCGTGTCCGCCTCGGAGGAGGTCATCAGTCTGGCCCGGGCCACCGAGGGAGTGCGTTCCAAGATGCCTGTGGCCGCCGACGTGGAGGAGGCCAGGCATTCCCTGAGCCTGAGAGAGACCGTCATCCGGAAGCTGGGAGGCAAAAACAATATAGTCGTGCCTCTCACCGACGGCTGGCAGACGGCCCTGGCCTACGCCGTCAGGCTGCGAAAGGGCAAGGAATACAGGTATCACGCCGCCGCCCTCATCAGGCTGCCCCTGTCTCTCAGCATATACCACCCCATGCCCGCCGAGGAGCAAAAGGCGGAGAAGGATCTGGACAAGGCGGAGGACATGGTGGAGGGCTTTGGGGAGACCGTGTGCAGACGCTACACCCTGAGGGTGCGCAACGCAGGCGATATTTTCCACAGGTTCCCCGACGAAAGGACCCGTTTTCTGCTGCCGGACGCCGCTCTGGGCGCCGACAGACAGAGCCGGGGCCCGGCGCTCATGGATCTGCTGCGCTCCCGGGAGCATACGGTGGAATTGTTCAGCGTCAAGGGGGCCTCGGACCCGGACAAGATAAAAAGGGTGATGACGGTGTATGACCCGGGCCTCAGACAGATACTTGCCGACTGCGAGCAGCTGGCGAGGGTGGCCGACGAGCCCAGGGTGGAGGTGACGGTGGTGTTTGCCGAACAGGTGCCCCGGAGCATGGACATTGCCGCCGCGGCCCCTCCGGAGGCCTTTGGCCGGGCTCAAAAGGAGCTCAGGAGCATGTGCGCGAGGCTGAAGCACGTAGAGGCAGGGCTCACCTTCCTGCCGGTGCGCAGCTATGCGTCGGACGTAGCCGCCCTGGCGGAAAAGGAGCAGACCGAGCTGTTCGTCATCCCTCTGGAGACCTCGCTTCCCGTCCACAGCCAAAAGCTGCAGCTGGCCATGAGCCTCTACTACTCGGAGATATGCTCCCTGTTCATCCCGAGGGTATGAGTGGACAACCCGGCCGAAAATAGGTATAATATATTATAGCAGAAACAACAAGAGGTGATCTGGTTTGGATACAAGTGATTTCAAAAACGGGATCTCCATCGTAGTGGACGGAGATATCTGGACTATCGTGGAATTTCAGCACGTCAAGCCGGGCAAGGGCCCCGCTTTTGTCCGCAGCAAGCTGAAGAACGTGAAAAACGGCAAGGTGGTGGAAAAGACCTGGAGAGCCGGCGAGAGAATGGATCAGGCCTTCATAGAACGGGGTCCTCTGACCTACAGCTATCAGGAGGGGGACGAGCTCTATTTCATGGACGAGGATTATGAGCTCAAGAGCGTGCCTGCCGAGGTCCTGGGCGACGGCATCAAGTATCTGCAGGAAGGCATCGAGGTCATGGCCCTCTATCATGACGGCAACCTGCTGTCCGTAGAGCTGCCGGTCAATATCACCTCCACCGTGGTGGATACAGAGCCCGGCGAAAAGGGCAACACCGCTTCCGGCGGCTCCAAGCCCGCCACTATCGAAACCGGCGCCGTGGTCAACGTGCCCTTCTTCATCAACATAGGGGACAGGATCAAGGTGGACACCCGCACCGGCGAATATATGGAACGGGTGAAGGAATGATACCATGAGCGCGCAGGAAACACGCAAGCCTCCCGTCAAGGAGAAGAGTCATATACAGGAATACGTCAGCGCCGCCGGCTATTGGGTCTTCCGGGTAGCCGGAGCCGTCTTCTTTATGAGCTTTTTGTATCTGATAGTAGTCTACTTCGGTCAGAACGTCCGTCAGATAGGCTCCATGCAGCCCGCAGATCAGGTGTATTTTTCCAACGTCCTCAAATACGTCACCCTGATATGCTTCTGGTCCGGTGTGCTGTCGGTGATCAGCTCCGCCGTGGCCTTCTTTCTGGACTATACCTACGGGCAGTTCATCTTCGTGCTGGGCATAGCCTTTTCCTACGGACTGCCGTATCTGCTGTATTATTACACCCCGCAGAGCGACTATTCCAGAGTGTTTTATTATCTGCCGGGCGACCCCAATCCCCATTACTTCCTGAACGAGTTCAACGCCATGTATATCAAGCTGGGCTATCTGATGCTGGCGGTGGGCGCAGTGCTGCTCCTGAGAGAGCTCGTTCTGGAGATAAAGGACGCCAGCGAAAAGAGCCGCAAGACCAAAAAGCAGACCCGGAGCAAAAAGAGCCTGGACCTGGGGATCAACGTCCACTGCTGGGACACCAGCTTTTGCGCCGCGGAGGTCAAAAACGTGTGCCCCGCCTTTGCCGCCAAAAAGAATTGCTGGAAGATGGGCACCGGCTGCTGTGACGAGTCGCTGCTGATGCTCAGCATGGCCGGCAGCAAAAACAAGTATTCGGACAGGCTGAAGGATATGCTCAACCCCCACTCGGCGGAAGAGCGCAGGACCAGGACCTGCAGGACCTGCCACATATACAACGCCCATCAAAAATACAAGTACAGAGCCTTGCTGCCTCTGGTGGTGCTGTTTTCTCTGGGCATAGGCTACCTGTGCTACAAGCCTTTGTTCAACTACTTCCAGAAGGCCATGATGGAGGCGGACAAATTTGCCAGCTTCCTCATCAACAACAATCAGCTGTTGATGGACACCCAGGCCAAGCTGGTGGGCTTTGTGATGTTTGCTGTGGTGATGGCCGTGCTTGCCATGACCGCGGCGGGCGTGTCGCTGCTCAACTATCTGATCTTCAAGCTGAAACTGTAGGTGCGTTATGAATATTGACAGAGCCGAAGAGCTGGCCGAGCTGCTGCGCGGATCCGGCTGCTCCCAGCTGACAGTGAAGGAGGGGGATACCCTCATCCGTCTGAAAAAAGCCCCCGCCGGCCGCCGGGCGGCGAAAGAGGCGCCGGCAAAGCAGGCCCGCCCCGCCGACAAGACCGTCGAGGTCAGGTCGGATATGGTGGGCATGTTTACCTTTGCGGAGCCCTTTGCCCCGGGCGCCCGGGTAGAGGCTGGCAGACTCATCGGGCACATCAAGTCCTTTTCCATAGTCAACGACGTGCTGGCTCCCTGCGACGGAGCCATAGCGGAGATCCGCTGCGAGGACGATGCTCCCGTGGAATACGGTCAGGTCATTATGATCCTGAAAACAGGTGGATAATCATGAACAACGAGCGAGGCTTTTCTTACGTGGCCCTGATCTTTTCCCTGGCTATCATTGCAGTGCTGGTGGCGCTGATGATGGGCGGCCTGGGCAAACAGAAGCCGGATACCATGACGGACTGGTCCAAGAGTGAAAAGCAGACCACATACGGGCAGGCCATGGACGCCGCCCAGGCTGTCACCTGCCAGAACAATCTGGCCCAGGCGCGCAACGCCATCAATATGTATCTGCAGTCGGGAGAGACGCCTCCCGCAGACATCAAGGGGCTGAACCTGCCGGACTCCTGCACCAAGTGCGCAGTCAGCGGCGAGCCCTACGTCTATGACCCTCAGGCGGGCAGGATATCCTGTCCCACCCATACCGGCTTTTAGCGAGGTGCTGTGTGTTTAAGAAGATACTCATCGC
Above is a window of Abditibacteriota bacterium DNA encoding:
- a CDS encoding nicotinamide-nucleotide amidohydrolase family protein, with the protein product PGPPSEFIPMWQQSVKPYLLREFPPEKSLVSAILRIYGVGESAVASRLGSLLSGSEPSMATYVGKGDVLVRVTACSPEAVADGIARVRDIFGPALYSEDGSSMEETVVRLAAANNKTLATAESCTGGLVGKLLTDVAGSSAVYSGGVVSYSNYCKNKVLGVRQDTLDSVGAVSPETALEMALGARKLLSADIAVSLTGIAGPGGGTAEKPVGLVYMGVATGAGVRTEELRFAGSRDNVRLRSAMAALNAMRLALTDPRS
- a CDS encoding STAS domain-containing protein, with product MIIETKGDTITLNGVIDKNIWPALQAAVAVLLKDHPAGIIIDCGSITRITPAGIGTFASAFRYITQKNAGIIFVSASEEVISLARATEGVRSKMPVAADVEEARHSLSLRETVIRKLGGKNNIVVPLTDGWQTALAYAVRLRKGKEYRYHAAALIRLPLSLSIYHPMPAEEQKAEKDLDKAEDMVEGFGETVCRRYTLRVRNAGDIFHRFPDERTRFLLPDAALGADRQSRGPALMDLLRSREHTVELFSVKGASDPDKIKRVMTVYDPGLRQILADCEQLARVADEPRVEVTVVFAEQVPRSMDIAAAAPPEAFGRAQKELRSMCARLKHVEAGLTFLPVRSYASDVAALAEKEQTELFVIPLETSLPVHSQKLQLAMSLYYSEICSLFIPRV
- a CDS encoding type II secretion system protein, translated to MNNERGFSYVALIFSLAIIAVLVALMMGGLGKQKPDTMTDWSKSEKQTTYGQAMDAAQAVTCQNNLAQARNAINMYLQSGETPPADIKGLNLPDSCTKCAVSGEPYVYDPQAGRISCPTHTGF
- the efp gene encoding elongation factor P yields the protein MDTSDFKNGISIVVDGDIWTIVEFQHVKPGKGPAFVRSKLKNVKNGKVVEKTWRAGERMDQAFIERGPLTYSYQEGDELYFMDEDYELKSVPAEVLGDGIKYLQEGIEVMALYHDGNLLSVELPVNITSTVVDTEPGEKGNTASGGSKPATIETGAVVNVPFFINIGDRIKVDTRTGEYMERVKE